A part of Aspergillus flavus chromosome 1, complete sequence genomic DNA contains:
- a CDS encoding putative GTP-binding protein (GTP-binding protein Obg), giving the protein MTTQRLYLSRTLPSFLRRPVHIPIRKGSIGLSWKCHRQYSTGAESVQPAETPTSPDQPSIPSHLNPSPEDYSRFIFQDKCRSVIYAGAGGNGCVSFLREKYVEEGPPNGGDGGSGGSIYIQAIEGITSLHKLARRGVIKAGRGKNGQGKSKGGRRGEDILLQVPVGTVVREVSRYDPVAEEWALRKRQRAQEKTEEVDELDEIGLPSIRHDRWVLYPGANPSDFLTTVFPRNPPRRQQIAALEPKAPIHLDLSQHMDKPILLAAGGVGGLGNPHWVSRSINRPKFASRGEGGMRLELEFELKLLADVGLVGKPNAGKSTLLRSLTNSRTRIGNWEFTTLSPNIGTVVIDDFKGRPLVESKGKTPRTNFTIADIPGLIENAHLDRGLGLGFLRHIERAGILAFVVDLSAGDPIQGLKNLWHELGEYERIRDREPVLKDEDGSLSWVPPSHGLPELQSEIPETFSNSELPDLTLPPIHTKPWFVVATKADLPETQEQFKKLRDYLSAVEKAQVEHPGGHPDGWREKIYAVPVSAMRGEGVQSIPKLVMEFLQ; this is encoded by the coding sequence ATGACGACGCAACGATTATATTTATCACGAACcctcccttctttcctccgACGCCCTGTTCATATACCGATTAGGAAAGGGTCTATAGGACTTTCCTGGAAATGCCATCGACAGTACAGCACAGGAGCTGAGTCCGTGCAACCAGCAGAAACCCCTACCTCTCCCGACCAGCCTTCCATACCTTCACATCTCAATCCGTCTCCTGAAGACTATTCCCGGTTCATTTTCCAAGATAAATGTCGCTCAGTAATTTACGCAGGCGCAGGCGGTAACGGATGTGTTTCGTTCCTCCGAGAGAAATACGTTGAAGAAGGCCCGCCGAATGGCGGCGATGGCGGCAGTGGTGGGAGCATCTACATCCAGGCCATTGAGGGGATTACGAGTCTACATAAGCTTGCTCGCAGGGGCGTCATAAAGGCTGGACGCGGGAAGAATGGACAGGGTAAGAGCAAAGGCGGCAGACGTGGCGAGGATATTCTCCTTCAGGTGCCTGTTGGTACAGTGGTGCGTGAAGTGAGCAGATATGATCCAGTTGCTGAGGAATGGGCACTTCGGAAAAGGCAGAGAGCTCAGGAGAAAACCGAGGAGGTCGACGAACTAGACGAAATTGGGCTGCCATCTATTCGTCATGATCGATGGGTACTTTATCCAGGGGCGAATCCTTCAGATTTCTTGACCACGGTATTTCCAAGGAACCCACCTAGGAGACAGCAAATCGCCGCCTTGGAACCAAAAGCCCCGATTCATCTCGATCTGTCGCAACACATGGATAAACCTATCTTGCTCGCCGCCGGGGGTGTCGGGGGCTTGGGAAACCCGCATTGGGTGTCCCGTTCGATTAATCGACCGAAATTTGCCTCTAGAGGAGAAGGTGGCATGCGCCTTGAATTAGAATTTGAGTTGAAGCTACTCGCCGATGTTGGGCTCGTTGGGAAGCCTAACGCTGGCAAGAGTACGCTGCTACGATCGTTGACCAACAGTCGCACACGGATTGGGAACTGGGAATTCACAACACTGTCGCCTAACATCGGAACGGTCGTCATCGATGATTTTAAAGGACGGCCACTTGTTGAGTCCAAGGGAAAGACCCCGCGAACTAACTTTACCATTGCCGATATTCCTGGCTTGATTGAAAATGCACATCTCGACCGTGGCTTGGGCCTAGGTTTTCTGCGACATATCGAGCGGGCGGGTATCCTGGCTTTTGTGGTGGATCTTAGTGCTGGAGACCCCATCCAAGGACTTAAGAACTTATGGCATGAACTCGGCGAGTACGAACGGATACGTGACAGAGAACCAGTGCTtaaagatgaagatggctccCTATCATGGGTTCCTCCGTCACATGGTTTACCTGAGCTGCAATCAGAAATTCCTGAAACGTTCTCTAACTCAGAGCTCCCCGACCTTACTCTCCCCCCAATCCATACAAAACCCTGGTTCGTTGTGGCTACCAAGGCTGACCTGCCAGAGACTCAAGAGCAGTTTAAGAAGCTACGCGACTATCTTTCAGCTGTGGAGAAGGCTCAGGTTGAGCATCCTGGAGGTCATCCTGATGGCTGGAGAGAGAAGATATATGCTGTTCCGGTGAGCGCCATGCGAGGCGAAGGTGTTCAGAGCATTCCAAAACTGGTGATGGAGTTCCTGCAATGA
- a CDS encoding putative ubiquitin-conjugating enzyme, with protein sequence MSTSRLPNIPALRKHQLLLEFASLNHAAPPGLYVSPAPNDPTLWTGVLFVRTGPYASAILRFQIRFPPSYPDLPPLVTFSTDVFHPLIVPLTTYTFSTNASSEDPVSASDEERLPPGGFSLRHGFPHWFGRGKRSVINSADSSRAVSINGFSTGGDRAGNDSPQSPNDASRPTSPSKNQADNDREESATSTTAEKPVEIRESVPVTALLNYIRSTFDDETVLDSLPLEAAGNPSAWHAWKAHRKDSSNSAFTSSSKKGIPQARLPGDWHWDGIWAKRVQDEVEASHSEATLFGNATRSGTEDMIRFSRLDDATLTSIKEMINPQVEEARH encoded by the exons ATGTCCACTTCCAGATTGCCTAATATCCCCGCTCTGCGTAAACACCAACTTCTCTTGGAATT TGCGAGTTTAAACCATGCAGCCCCTCCAGGACTCTATGTGAGCCCTGCTCCGAATGATCCTACTCTCTGGACGGGTGTTCTATTTGTTCGTACTG GCCCGTATGCTTCTGCTATCCTTCGTTTCCAGATCCGATTTCCGCCTTCATATCCCGATCTCCCACCTTTGGTGACCTTCTCCACCGATGTATTCCATCCGTTGATCGTTCCCCTTACCACATACACCTTCAGCACAAACGCTTCGAGTGAAGATCCCGTCAGTGCTTCGGACGAGGAGCGATTACCGCCCGGCGGATTTAGCTTACGACATGGATTTCCCCACTGGTTTGGCCGAGGTAAACGAAGTGTGATCAACTCAGCGGACTCTTCGAGAGCCGTGAGTATTAATGGCTTCAGTACCGGTGGTGATAGAGCTGGCAATGACTCGCCTCAGAGCCCAAACGACGCCTCTAGGCCTACATCTCCGTCGAAGAATCAAGCGGATAATGATCGAGAGGAGAGTGCtacctcaacaacagcagagAAACCCGTGGAGATAAGGGAGTCTGTCCCAGTTACTGCTCTATTGAATTATATTCGCTCTACATTCGATGACGAAACAGTGCTCGACTCGTTGCCGCTCGAAGCTGCTGGGAATCCAAGCGCTTGGCATGCGTGGAAGGCTCACAGAAAAGATAGCAGTAACTCGGCCTTTACAAGTAGCTCTAAAAAGGGAATCCCGCAGGCGCGGCTTCCTGGTGATTGGCACTGGGATGGGATTTGGGCCAAGCGTGTCCAAGATGAGGTCGAGGCGAGTCATTCGGAAGCAACATTGTTTGGCAATGCGACACGAAGTGGAACTGAGGATATG ATTCGCTTCTCTCGATTAGACGACGCCACGTTAACATCAATCAAAGAGATGATAAACCCACAGGTGGAAGAAGCACGCCATTAG
- a CDS encoding urea carboxylase — translation MESLKTLLVANRGEIAVRILKTAKKLNLRTIALYTEPDAASAHVQLADEAFLLDGPPSKAYIDGDQIIKLAKRNHVDAIIPGYGFLSENADFARAIAKAGMVFAGPSPECIEAFGLKHTARDLATKAGVPIVPGSTGLVTSEEDAVKVAKDLGFPVMLKATAGGGGMGLLTCSSEDEVRESFATVRSRGEALFKNAGLFIERYYPSSHHIEVQVFGNGDGKAIAIGERECSIQRRHQKIIEECPSPFITRNPGLRESLGDAAVRLAESIKYGSAGTIEYLVDDETGAFFFLEMNTRLQVEHGITELCYGVDLVELMLKQADAQLSGTKGLEVAFLTGITVDAPSGAAIEARVYAENPTKDFAPCPGTLQSVEWKELPGSRIDTWVYRGIKVSANYDPLLAKVMLHSPSRTQAIEGMRTILTQSRICGPPTNLEFLAEILTDERFVTGNTLTRFLDDFQWKLSAIDVMSGGAYTLIEDWPGRPTLGKGFCHSGPMDPLAFRIANALVGNPVGLEALEITLSGPELHFLGPALISLCGAPIEASLDNVPVRMWSRIKVEAGQRLKIGKTMGNGCRAYLAVFGGFLNVAEWFGSKSTSPMVGVGGYQGRQLASGDLLSITNDAPDTLGDLSIPEHLIPKYPDHWELLSMPGPYDEGYLTPESIDMLYETEWKISHNAARGGIRLLGPKPKWARSDGGEGGAHPSNLIEYGYAIGSLNWTGDDPVIFPQDAPDFGGFISSHTIVKADLWKLGQVKAGDTLKYRATSLEDALAARNHMERFVREVVKCCYEGGNFGDIAPLKDTLPSALTAEIRGTGVVHQIPEHGTQPLVNYRQAGDDYILIDYGMGSFDLNHRCRVTALKKVLNEGNGDITFSNKLISMIGCGNSLMLYYDGTKLPQQKLIAYLCDLETKLGDLSEAKMPSRLFKLPLAFESQRQKDAIARYMETQRPYASYLPDNMNFVAKNNAFTKAEVENIYLTARLMVVSVGFFTALPLALPVDPRQRMNCPKMNPSRVYTPAGSVSWGGSCMALYNVDSPGGYQMTGMTIPGVDILGSKKGYTPDRPWLFEEFDQITFYRVSEEEYEKELALFNSGRYEYQWEEVIFDMAEHNKLLHDTKEEVAAIRARQRKAQDEMDKLEAELLEHWAKEKAEKGVPVDAIENLLKDPQILPIEAPLNANIWKVEVKQGDKLDEGQIVVILEAMKLEIAVRTELHAAGATVEKVLVQPGDSIEAGKPLILVRNA, via the exons ATGGAATCACTTAAGACATTGCTGGTCGCAAACCGTGGCGAAATAGCTGTCCGGATTTTAAAGACAGCAAA AAAACTAAATTTGCGAACAATTGCTCTCTATACCGAGCCAGatgctgcttctgctcacGTTCAACTAGCGGATGAGGCCTTCCTGCTCGATGGACCGCCTTCAAAAGCATACATCGATGG AGAtcaaataattaaattagcGAAACGAAACCATGTGGACGCTATTATTCCAGGATATGGTTTTCTGTCAGAGAATGCGGATTTCGCAAGAGCCATTGCCAAGGCCGGTATGGTCTTTGCTGGGCCATCGCCAGAATGTATCGAAGCATTTGGGCTGAAGCATACGGCACGAGACCTCGCCACAAAGGCTGGGGTGCCTATCGTACCTGGATCAACTGGACTGGTCACGAGCGAGGAGGATGCTGTGAAGGTGGCTAAAGATCTAGGGTTTCCG GTTATGCTCAAAGCTACCGCCGGCGGCGGTGGCATGGGTCTACTGACATGCAGctccgaagatgaagtaCGCGAGTCGTTCGCTACCGTCAGGTCTAGAGGAGAGGCCTTGTTCAAGAATGCCGGATTGTTCATTGAACGATACTATCCATCTAGCCATCATATCGAAGTCCAGGTATTTGGAAATGGAGACGGCAAAGCCATCGCTATCGGCGAACGTGAGTGCTCTATACAACGAAGACACCAGAAAATAATCGAAGAGTGTCCAAGCCCATTTATTACAAGAAACCCCGGGCTTCGAGAAAGCTTGGGCGACGCTGCTGTTCGTCTTGCAGAGTCTATCAAGTATGGATCAGCTGGAACGATCGAGTATCTTGTCGACGACGAGACTGGCgcgttcttctttcttgaaaTGAATACTCGACTTCAAGTCGAGCATGGAATAACAGAGTTATGCTACGGTGTTGATTTGGTAGAACTCATGTTAAAACAAGCAGATGCTCAACTTTCGGGAACGAAGGGCCTTGAGGTAGCCTTTCTTACGGGCATTACCGTTGATGCTCCTTCAGGTGCCGCTATCGAGGCTAGAGTATATGCCGAGAATCCGACGAAAGACTTCGCTCCCTGTCCCGGAACGTTACAGAGTGTGGAATGGAAGGAACTGCCAGGATCAAGGATTGACACGTGGGTGTACAGAGGCATTAAAGTATCGGCAAACTATG ATCCTTTGCTGGCGAAGGTCATGCTTCATTCGCCTAGCCGAACGCAAGCTATTGAGGGAATGAGGACGATTTTGACACAGTCTCGAATCTGCGGCCCACCAACTAACCTGGAGTTTTTGGCTGAGATTCTTACGGACGAGCGATTCGTGACCGGAAATACCCTAACCAGATTCTTGGATGATTTCCAATGGAAGCTGTCAGCTATTGATGTTATGTCTGGTGGTGCTTATACACTCATTGAGGACTGGCCTGGCCGTCCAACGTTGGGCAAAGGGTTCTGCCATTCTGGGCCAATGGATCCTTTAGCATTCCGCATCGCAAACGCACTTGTGGGAAATCCCGTGGGACTGGAGGCCCTTGAGATAACTTTAAGCGGCCCGGAACTGCATTTCCTGGGACCCGCActtatctctctctgtgGGGCACCCATTGAAGCCAGCCTTGACAACGTCCCTGTTCGCATGTGGTCGAGAATTAAAGTAGAAGCCGGCCAACGGCTGAAGATTGGCAAGACCATGGGGAATGGCTGCAGAGCCTACCTAGCAGTATTTGGAGGTTTCTTGAACGTCGCCGAGTGGTTCGGGTCGAAGTCTACATCTCCAATGGTTGGCGTCGGAGGTTATCAAGGCCGGCAGCTTGCATCCGGTGACCTACTATCAATAACTAACGATGCACCCGATACTCTTGGCGATCTCTCTATCCCGGAGCATCTCATTCCCAAATACCCCGATCATTGGGAGCTCCTTTCTATGCCGGGACCTTACGATGAAGGGTATCTTACTCCCGAGAGTATTGACATGCTCTACGAAACGGAATGGAAGATCTCGCACAATGCAGCAAGAGGCGGCATCCGTCTTCTCGGACCGAAGCCGAAGTGGGCTCGCTcagatggaggagagggtGGCGCCCATCCATCTAATCTCATAGAGTACGGGTACGCTATTGGCTCACTTAACTGGACAGGTGATGACCCTGTGATCTTCCCCCAGGATGCACCGGACTTTGGTGGGTTTATCAGTAGCCACACGATCGTTAAGGCGGACCTGTGGAAGCTAGGGCAGGTGAAAGCAGGTGATACACTAAAGTACAGAGCTACTTCCTTGGAAGATGCCTTAGCGGCACGCAACCATATGGAGAGATTTGTCCGCGAAGTTGTCAAATGCTGCTATGAGGGAGGAAACTTTGGTGACATAGCTCCTTTGAAGGATACCCTTCCTTCAGCGCTGACGGCAGAGATTCGTGGTACTGGAGTTGTTCACCAGATCCCGGAGCATGGAACCCAGCCACTTGTTAATTATCGACAG GCAGGAGACGACTATATCTTGATTGACTATGGTATGGGGTCCTTCGACCTAAACCACCGCTGTAGAGTTACCGCCCTGAAGAAAGTCCTAAACGAAGGCAACGGAGATATAACTTTCTCCAACAAGTTGATCTCAATGATTGGATGCGGAAATT CCCTCATGCTCTACTACGACGGCACTAAACTCCCCCAACAAAAGCTCATAGCCTACCTCTGTGACCTAGAGACCAAACTGGGCGATCTCAGCGAAGCAAAAATGCCCAGCCGACTATTCAAGCTCCCACTCGCATTTGAAAGCCAGCGCCAAAAGGACGCAATCGCACGATACATGGAGACACAGCGCCCTTACGCCTCCTACCTCCCAGACAACATGAATTTCGTTGCAAAGAACAATGCCTTTACAAAAGCAGAAGTCgaaaatatttatctaaCCGCAAGATTAATGGTCGTATCCGTGGGATTCTTCACAGCGCTACCTCTAGCACTCCCAGTCGACCCGCGCCAGCGAATGAACTGCCCGAAAATGAATCCCAGTCGAGTCTACACGCCTGCAGGCTCTGTGTCGTGGGGTGGTAGTTGCATGGC TTTATACAATGTGGACTCTCCCGGAGGCTACCAAATGACCGGAATGACGATCCCAGGCGTCGACATCCTGGGATCCAAGAAGGGATACACACCCGACAGACCATGGCTCTTCGAAGAGTTCGACCAAATCACCTTCTACCGTGtctcagaagaagaatatgaaaagGAGCTAGCCCTTTTCAACAGCGGCAGATACGAATACCAATGGGAAGAAGTGATATTTGACATGGCAGAGCAcaacaagctcctccacgacacgaaagaagaagtagCAGCCATCCGAGCTCGCCAGCGTAAAGCACAAGATGAGATGGACAAACTCGAGGCGGAACTCTTAGAACACTGGGCAAAGGAGAAAGCGGAGAAAGGTGTCCCGGTTGATGCGATTGAGAATTTGCTAAAAG ATCCTCAAATTCTTCCAATCGAGGCTCCCTTAAATGCTAATATTTGGAAAGTCGAGGTCAAGCAGGGTGACAAGCTCGATGAGGGCCAGATCGTGGTTATTttggaggcgatgaagcTCGAGATCGCAGTGCGGACTGAATTGCATGCCGCTGGGGCGACAGTGGAAAAGGTCCTGGTTCAACCAGGTGATTCAATAGAGGCCGGGAAGCCTTTGATATTGGTGAGAAATGCTTGA
- a CDS encoding putative homeobox and C2H2 transcription factor produces the protein MEFFDFDGASYGSQSQLRDDDVASDSRDFDENDDAVANYKSLLLDQPLEFPSELPEQDVEPAIKQSPGPAVDNGVYPMGRAKEPCDFCRNMGLDCFVANRGVMQNSGCTCCISLYRECSFTHAKAPGKFLDTLHPINENTYIPTGGLTGKKALRSAYGATFVGDVDGRGGKGSSRLSREAVRVLKTWLYEHSDHPYPNEQEKDELKQRTGLKRTQICNWLANARRRGKVRPAPRSSSPVPGAMDIPRQQQLDLTLMTPLERWKHSPPENEPAATSDILRALVNTPLDSARQRPSQSSHVRSHSRKTGSSNDSSHGNSNIFRAPSISSLETSRSATHSSISDLSFASAFSHRSSLGSFGSMDRKERRRRRKAPAPANTFNQQKTRSTRIFQCTFCADSFQTKYDWQRHEKSLHLALEKWTCSPQGGIVFIDGANRCVFCMTANPDNDHLESHNFSTCQEKSPSERAFYRKDHLNQHLRLVHDVKFHPSMDKWRSNTCEIRSRCGFCATVLTTWKDRVDHLASHFKSGYDMTQWQGDWGFDPDIENLVENAMPPYLIGQEKFTLDPYKPSRATGQSPSLTVPGDANCYERLQRELMVFIHNRMAAGVTPTDQMLQDEARRIIYENPDPWNQTCADNPVWLGVLKRVAGLEDVPGSEDVQFANLGMQPPYAAQGGLRRPPVETNSVARSIFRRHPFSQSHSSSGFQSPAFPSTGRSSAAASVPGSSTGSYAGSFGMAPPVTHSGLSTDWGSSLSAGVSSFSTPMSGSVDPFVQMGFDPQFLQQLNDRYGELDLDDLQGLELGGDSRHEGELLPGRDESKLDTLPDSNVGSAPIPIPSPKQTDILMADAVPYQGPQSPGKGW, from the coding sequence ATGGAGTTCTTTGATTTCGACGGGGCCTCGTATGGGTCCCAGTCCCAACTCCGTGACGATGATGTGGCTTCAGACAGCAGGGATTTCGATGAAAATGATGATGCCGTTGCCAATTACAAGTCGCTTCTACTGGATCAGCCATTGGAGTTCCCTAGCGAGTTGCCGGAGCAAGATGTTGAACCCGCCATCAAACAATCCCCGGGTCCGGCCGTGGATAATGGTGTCTATCCCATGGGTCGTGCTAAAGAGCCCTGTGACTTTTGCAGGAACATGGGACTGGACTGTTTTGTTGCCAACAGGGGAGTCATGCAAAACAGTGGGTGTACCTGTTGCATCTCGCTCTACCGAGAGTGTAGTTTCACTCATGCCAAAGCACCTGGCAAATTTCTGGACACGTTACACCCGATCAATGAGAATACCTACATCCCAACCGGTGGCTTAACGGGGAAGAAAGCACTTAGATCGGCTTACGGTGCAACTTTTGTTGGCGATGTCGATGGTCGGGGGGGAAAAGGTAGTTCGCGACTTTCGCGCGAAGCAGTCCGCGTCCTCAAGACATGGTTATACGAGCATAGCGACCACCCGTATCCCAATGAGCAGGAGAAAGATGAATTGAAGCAGCGCACAGGGCTGAAGCGGACCCAGATTTGCAATTGGCTTGCCAATGCCAGACGGCGTGGTAAAGTTCGTCCCGCTCCACGCAGCAGCTCTCCGGTTCCCGGTGCTATGGATATCCCGAGGCAACAACAACTGGATTTAACTCTCATGACTCCCCTTGAGCGTTGGAAGCACTCCCCACCTGAAAACGAACCTGCTGCTACATCTGATATTCTTCGAGCCTTGGTGAACACTCCTTTAGATTCTGCTCGGCAGCGACCGTCTCAATCGAGTCACGTGCGCTCCCATTCTCGGAAGACTGGGTCAAGCAATGACTCAAGCCATGGCAACTCAAATATATTCCGTGCCCCTTCCATTAGTAGCTTGGAGACAAGTCGGTCAGCCACTCATTCATCTATATCTGACCTGTCATTCGCCTCCGCCTTCTCCCATAGATCCTCATTGGGGTCTTTCGGTTCCATGGACCGAAAGGAACGTCGCCGCCGCCGTAAAGCCCCAGCACCTGCTAACACTTTCAATCAACAAAAGACTCGCAGCACTCGTATCTTCCAGTGTACCTTCTGTGCCGACTCCTTCCAGACCAAGTATGATTGGCAACGACATGAGAAATCGCTGCACTTAGCTTTGGAGAAATGGACCTGCTCGCCTCAGGGAGGTATAGTCTTCATAGACGGCGCAAACCGCTGTGTATTCTGTATGACGGCCAATCCTGACAACGACCACCTTGAATCGCACAATTTTAGCACATGCCAAGAGAAATCCCCTTCCGAGCGAGCCTTCTACCGGAAGGACCATCTCAATCAACATCTGAGGTTGGTGCATGACGTGAAGTTTCACCCTTCAATGGATAAATGGCGAAGTAATACCTGCGAGATAAGATCGCGGTGCGGTTTCTGTGCAACTGTTCTCACAACGTGGAAAGACCGAGTTGACCACCTAGCTTCTCATTTCAAGAGTGGTTATGACATGACTCAATGGCAGGGTGATTGGGGTTTCGATCCCGATATCGAAAACTTGGTCGAAAACGCAATGCCCCCGTACCTCATTGGCCAGGAAAAGTTCACATTGGATCCTTACAAACCTTCGCGCGCCACAGGGCAGTCACCAAGCTTGACCGTGCCAGGAGACGCCAACTGCTATGAACGTCTCCAGCGTGAACTTATGGTTTTTATACATAACCGCATGGCTGCTGGTGTTACCCCAACGGATCAGATGCTGCAAGATGAAGCCCGGCGCATCATTTATGAAAATCCCGATCCTTGGAACCAGACCTGCGCAGATAATCCAGTCTGGCTTGGAGTTCTTAAACGTGTCGCCGGACTTGAAGACGTTCCGGGCTCAGAGGATGTTCAATTCGCTAACTTGGGAATGCAACCACCTTATGCTGCCCAAGGCGGTCTACGGCGCCCGCCAGTTGAGACCAACTCCGTAGCTCGGAGCATAtttcgtcgtcatccttTCAGCCAAAGTCACTCTAGCTCTGGCTTCCAGAGCCCCGCATTCCCAAGCACTGGTCGGTCCTCAGCGGCAGCCAGCGTACCGGGGAGCTCCACTGGTAGCTACGCTGGTAGCTTTGGAATGGCCCCTCCCGTGACACATTCTGGTCTGTCCACTGATTGGGGAAGTAGCCTCTCAGCCGGGGTCTCATCGTTTTCGACGCCTATGAGCGGCTCAGTGGACCCGTTCGTGCAAATGGGATTCGATCCTCAGTTCTTGCAGCAGTTGAATGACCGTTATGGGGAGTTGGATTTGGATGACCTACAAGGATTGGAATTAGGGGGAGACAGCCGGCACGAGGGTGAACTCCTACCTGGAAGAGACGAAAGTAAATTGGACACTTTGCCCGACTCTAACGTCGGGTCAGCACCCATTCCTATTCCCAGCCCAAAACAAACGGACATTTTGATGGCTGATGCTGTTCCTTACCAAGGGCCGCAATCACCTGGTAAGGGCTGGTAA
- a CDS encoding putative JmjC domain protein: MVHLHQIIPIALSAIADPASDDPILECLNHNLEAHLELVLNNPDKALQLADENLRVFPYKDVQTCWRRLYTDATIVKACLNICHNCEYPREGNSHKDNGTRDVSIYPYLLRDMNKDMGSEKEQEALKVPPNAPWLSPTIHILDKALIMTGAPLRESLIESLLDALQVATMSSSGEGGPNGENPQDIDDTSDRAAKRRKLSSPLFLPDTIPAPELKSPIPRVSAPSFDSIEHHIRHIKTPLVITDAVEHWPAMSSRPWASKDYWFDRTFGGRRLVPVEIGRSYTDEGWGQRIMEFRDFVDRYLWRGQMKSSKHPDSEQYQDGVEDDEGHTGYMAQHDLLAQIPALRKDICIPDYCYIDPPGPEPGTPVYMKKRREQEAKLKGTGSQPASTGQDSYDDGNDSSASELGLPADPIINTWIGPSWTISPLHHDPYHNILVQVVGAKYIRLYSPRTPASQIYPKGMEAVQSSENRDDVEGKANEPRLIDMSNTSQVDLAAIELSPAESDQWDAMWPGFMQAEYVETVLREGECLYIPVGWWHYVRGLKAGISVSFWWE, translated from the coding sequence ATGGTTCACCTCCACCAAATCATTCCTATCGCACTCTCCGCTATCGCAGATCCAGCCTCCGACGACCCCATCCTCGAATGTCTCAATCACAACCTCGAAGCCCATCTGGAGCTCGTTCTAAACAACCCAGATAAGGCTCTGCAGCTTGCCGATGAAAATTTACGCGTATTCCCTTATAAAGATGTCCAAACATGCTGGCGACGCCTGTACACAGACGCGACTATCGTCAAGGCCTGTCTCAATATATGCCACAACTGTGAATATCCACGCGAAGGAAACTCGCACAAAGACAATGGGACGCGCGATGTATCAATATATCCGTATTTGCTCCGCGACATGAACAAGGACATGGGTAGTGAAAAGGAGCAGGAGGCGCTGAAGGTGCCCCCCAATGCCCCATGGTTATCACCGACTATACACATCCTCGACAAAGCATTGATCATGACCGGTGCTCCTTTACGCGAATCACTCATCGAATCCCTACTCGACGCGCTTCAGGTTGCCACTATGTCCTcctctggagaaggagggccCAACGGTGAAAACCCCCAGGACATCGACGACACATCAGACCGAGCCGCAAAACGCAGGAAACTCTCCTCTCCGTTGTTTTTACCGGATACTATCCCTGCTCCTGAACTCAAGAGTCCCATACCTCGCGTTTCGGCCCCTTCATTCGACTCCATCGAACATCATATTCGTCATATCAAGACTCCCTTGGTTATAACCGATGCGGTCGAACACTGGCCGGCGATGTCGAGTAGGCCCTGGGCCTCGAAAGATTACTGGTTCGATCGCACCTTTGGCGGACGGAGACTTGTTCCAGTGGAGATCGGGCGATCGTATACAGATGAGGGATGGGGACAACGGATCATGGAGTTCCGGGATTTCGTCGACCGATATCTATGGCGTGGACAGATGAAGTCTTCAAAACATCCAGACAGTGAACAGTACCAGGATGGGgtcgaagacgatgagggGCATACTGGCTACATGGCGCAACATGATCTGCTGGCTCAGATCCCTGCGTTGCGAAAGGATATCTGCATCCCCGATTATTGTTACATTGATCCACCGGGGCCGGAACCTGGGACACCGGTATACATGAAGAAGCGACGGGAGCAGGAAGCAAAACTTAAGGGGACGGGCTCGCAGCCAGCATCTACTGGTCAGGATAGCTATGACGATGGTAATGATAGCTCGGCCTCGGAGCTGGGTCTCCCTGCCGACCCGATCATTAATACCTGGATCGGTCCGTCTTGGACTATATCGCCTCTTCACCATGATCCGTACCATAACATTCTGGTCCAGGTGGTGGGTGCGAAGTATATCCGTCTATACTCTCCGAGGACGCCCGCGTCCCAAATATATCCGAAAGGAATGGAAGCCGTCCAGTCATCGGAGAATAGAGATGATGTGGAAGGTAAAGCCAATGAACCGCGGCTCATTGATATGTCCAACACATCGCAAGTTGACCTTGCAGCTATCGAACTCTCCCCGGCCGAGTCCGACCAATGGGACGCAATGTGGCCGGGCTTTATGCAGGCTGAATACGTTGAAACGGTCCTTCGGGAAGGAGAGTGCTTATATATTCCTGTCGGGTGGTGGCATTATGTGCGTGGCCTGAAGGCAGGAATCAGCGTTAGTTTTTGGTGGGAATAG